A genomic stretch from Malus domestica chromosome 15, GDT2T_hap1 includes:
- the LOC103401044 gene encoding aspartyl protease family protein 1 isoform X2 codes for MLFSDHCKFVVLLVFLLSILGLGSCHGRIFSFKMHHRFSDPVKKWSAAAGKLAPAENLPAKGSFEYYAELAHRDRVLRGRNLAQRGGGTTPLAFSGGNSTFKISSLGFLHYTTVQLGTPGVKFLVALDTGSDLLWVPCEGTAYVPDFEVSKYDPEGSSTSKTVSCNSTLCAHRNSCLGRFNDCPYTVSYISAETSSSGVLVEDVLHLTTEDNHRKLVDAYITFGCGQVQSGSFLDVAAPNGLLGLGMQNISVPSILSREGFTSDSFSMCFGHDGVGRINFGDRGSPGQEETPFNYNPSHPTYNITVTQIRLGTDLVDIEFTAIFDSGTSFTYLGDPSYSNLSESFNSQARDKRRPPDSRIPFEYCYDMSPDANTSLIPSLSLTMKGGSQFAVYDPIIVISTQSELLYCLAVVKSAELNIIGRKSLNLQVI; via the exons ATGCTTTTTTCCGATCACTGTAAGTTCGTTGTCCTCCTCGTCTTTCTTCTCTCGATCTTGGGCCTCGGGAGCTGCCACGGCCGCATCTTCAGCTTCAAGATGCACCACCGCTTCTCCGACCCCGTGAAGAAGTGGTCCGCCGCCGCCGGAAAACTCGCGCCGGCCGAAAATCTCCCGGCGAAGGGAAGCTTCGAGTACTACGCTGAATTGGCCCACCGCGATCGCGTCCTCCGCGGCCGCAACCTCGCACAGAGGGGCGGCGGCACCACTCCGCTGGCTTTCTCTGGCGGCAACTCCACTTTCAAAATCAGCTCCTTGGGATT tctgcattacACGACAGTGCAATTGGGAACGCCGGGAGTGAAGTTTTTGGTGGCGCTCGACACTGGGAGTGATCTGCTTTGGGTGCCTTGCGAGGGCACAGCTTACGTTCCT GATTTTGAGGTTAGCAAATATGACCCTGAAGGGTCGTCGACAAGCAAAACAGTCAGTTGTAACAGCACTTTGTGTGCACACCGTAATAGCTGTCTAGGAAGATTCAACGATTGCCCTTACACGGTCTCTTATATCTCAGCTGAAACTTCTAGCTCTGGGGTACTGGTAGAGGATGTTCTGCACTTAACAACGGAAGATAATCATCGGAAACTGGTTGATGCATACATTACCTTTGG TTGTGGGCAGGTGCAAAGCGGCTCTTTCCTGGATGTTGCTGCTCCTAATGGGTTGCTTGGGCTCGGTATGCAAAACATATCTGTTCCTAGTATTTTATCCCGGGAAGGCTTTACATCAGATTCCTTTTCCATGTGTTTCGGACATGATGGGGTTGGGAGAATTAATTTCGGTGACAGGGGGAGTCCAGGACAGGAAGAGACCCCTTTTAATTACAACCCGTCACA TCCAACATATAACATCACCGTAACTCAAATTCGATTGGGGACAGATCTTGTAGACATCGAATTCACAGCTATTTTTGATTCTGGAACATCTTTCACATACTTGGGGGACCCATCTTATTCAAATCTTTCAGAGAGT TTCAATTCACAGGCTCGAGATAAGCGTCGCCCACCTGATTCGAGGATCCCATTTGAATATTGTTATGATATGAg TCCTGATGCAAATACTAGTTTGATACCTAGTCTCAGTTTAACCATGAAAGGTGGAAGCCAGTTTGCAGTCTATGATCCGATCATTGTCATATCCACTCAG AGTGAGCTGTTATATTGCCTGGCTGTTGTCAAGAGTGCGGAACTAAATATAATTGGGCGTAAGTCTTTGAATTTACAG GTCATTTAA
- the LOC103401049 gene encoding pre-rRNA-processing protein esf1-like isoform X1: MGKNKKKLKESKGDDENIIADPRFSSVHWDPRFQNVPKHKAKVEIDSRFNRMFTDKRFSSSSAPLDKRGKPKKLDEGNSLQQYYRMEDDDDGDKVKSEEEDEDKAKLKEEKEEEEEEEESEEVERLGGEESEDDVASGGSNTTTDTDADDGYEDEEVVFEDGAPGIEAEDIPEIEKETHRLAIVNLDWRHVKAVDLYAVLRSFLPKGGQMKSVTVYPSEFGLQRMKDEELRGPVSLFDDENEKSDEDDDTDDDDEELIAQKMHAYEKSRLRDYFAVVECDSITTADYLYKSCDGVEFERSSNKLDLRFIPDSMEFKHPPRDVATEVPASYGGLDFQT, from the exons ATggggaagaacaagaagaagctCAAAGAATCCAAAGGCGACGATGAGAACATCATCGCCGATCCTCGGTTTTCTTCCGTGCACTGGGACCCGAGGTTCCAGAACGTTCCCAAGCACAAGGCGAAGGTTGAGATTGACTCGCGGTTCAACCGGATGTTCACGGACAAGCGGTTCAGCTCATCATCGGCGCCGCTGGACAAGCGAGGCAAGCCGAAGAAGCTCGATGAGGGAAACTCGCTGCAGCAGTACTACCGGATGGAGGACGACGACGACGGAGATAAGGTCAAGTCCGAAGAGGAAGACGAAGATAAGGCAAAATTGAAAGaggaaaaggaagaggaagaggaggaggaagagagtgaggaaGTGGAGAGGCTCGGCGGAGAGGAATCGGAGGATGACGTGGCCAGTGGTGGCTCGAATACTACGACGGATACCGACGCCGATGATGGATACGAAGATGAGGAGGTGGTTTTTGAGGACGGAGCGCCTGGAATTGAG GCGGAAGATATACCAGAAATTGAGAAGGAGACTCACAGACTTGCTATTGTTAACCTGGATTGGAGGCATGTGAAG GCTGTTGACTTGTATGCAGTGTTGAGGTCATTTCTTCCCAAAGGTGGACAAATGAAATCTGTGACTGTCTATCCGTCTGAGTTTGGACTCCAGCGTATGAAAGATGAAGAACTTCGTGGTCCTGTTAGCCTATTTGATGATGAAAATGAGAAAAGTGATGAAGATGACGACACTGACGATGATGATGAGGAGCTTATTGCTCAGAAAATGCATGCTTATGAGAAAAGCAGGCTAAG GGATTATTTTGCTGTTGTGGAATGTGATTCAATTACCACAGCAGATTACCTCTACAAGAGTTGTGATGGAGTTGAGTTTGAAAGATCATCGAATAAACTTGATTTAAGGTTCATCCCTGACTCGATGGAATTTAAACACCCACCCCGTGATGTTGCGACAGAG GTGCCTGCGAGCTACGGAGGTTTGGATTTCCAGACTTAA
- the LOC103401049 gene encoding pre-rRNA-processing protein esf1-like isoform X2: MGKNKKKLKESKGDDENIIADPRFSSVHWDPRFQNVPKHKAKVEIDSRFNRMFTDKRFSSSSAPLDKRGKPKKLDEGNSLQQYYRMEDDDDGDKVKSEEEDEDKAKLKEEKEEEEEEEESEEVERLGGEESEDDVASGGSNTTTDTDADDGYEDEEVVFEDGAPGIEAEDIPEIEKETHRLAIVNLDWRHVKAVDLYAVLRSFLPKGGQMKSVTVYPSEFGLQRMKDEELRGPVSLFDDENEKSDEDDDTDDDDEELIAQKMHAYEKSRLRDYFAVVECDSITTADYLYKSCDGVEFERSSNKLDLRFIPDSMEFKHPPRDVATEE; the protein is encoded by the exons ATggggaagaacaagaagaagctCAAAGAATCCAAAGGCGACGATGAGAACATCATCGCCGATCCTCGGTTTTCTTCCGTGCACTGGGACCCGAGGTTCCAGAACGTTCCCAAGCACAAGGCGAAGGTTGAGATTGACTCGCGGTTCAACCGGATGTTCACGGACAAGCGGTTCAGCTCATCATCGGCGCCGCTGGACAAGCGAGGCAAGCCGAAGAAGCTCGATGAGGGAAACTCGCTGCAGCAGTACTACCGGATGGAGGACGACGACGACGGAGATAAGGTCAAGTCCGAAGAGGAAGACGAAGATAAGGCAAAATTGAAAGaggaaaaggaagaggaagaggaggaggaagagagtgaggaaGTGGAGAGGCTCGGCGGAGAGGAATCGGAGGATGACGTGGCCAGTGGTGGCTCGAATACTACGACGGATACCGACGCCGATGATGGATACGAAGATGAGGAGGTGGTTTTTGAGGACGGAGCGCCTGGAATTGAG GCGGAAGATATACCAGAAATTGAGAAGGAGACTCACAGACTTGCTATTGTTAACCTGGATTGGAGGCATGTGAAG GCTGTTGACTTGTATGCAGTGTTGAGGTCATTTCTTCCCAAAGGTGGACAAATGAAATCTGTGACTGTCTATCCGTCTGAGTTTGGACTCCAGCGTATGAAAGATGAAGAACTTCGTGGTCCTGTTAGCCTATTTGATGATGAAAATGAGAAAAGTGATGAAGATGACGACACTGACGATGATGATGAGGAGCTTATTGCTCAGAAAATGCATGCTTATGAGAAAAGCAGGCTAAG GGATTATTTTGCTGTTGTGGAATGTGATTCAATTACCACAGCAGATTACCTCTACAAGAGTTGTGATGGAGTTGAGTTTGAAAGATCATCGAATAAACTTGATTTAAGGTTCATCCCTGACTCGATGGAATTTAAACACCCACCCCGTGATGTTGCGACAGAG GAGTGA
- the LOC103401046 gene encoding CSC1-like protein At4g35870, with amino-acid sequence MNDTLSPPPSPGDGADTYEAWYGNIQYLLNISAIGSFFCVFFFIFVKLRSDHRRMPGPSALVAKLLAVWHATCREIARHCGADAAQFLLIEGGSCGLLLSMAVLAVLVMLPLNLYAGSAVLGDQFSKTTIIHIERGSALLWVHFVFVVVVVVLVHFSISAIEGRLRITRIRDGNGNLSDPTVNSTAIFTIMVQGIPKTIGNDRTVLHEYFQHRYPGKVYRVIMPMDLCALDELASELVRVRHEISWLVARIDSRLLPFESEEDGYVRTSSEGVWGCACNLWHKVEDFWYNTLARLGYTDERKLGELQGLRAELETELAAYKEGHALGAGVAFVVFKDVYTANKAVQDFQHEKKKRIGKFFSLVELRLQRNQWKVEQAPLATDIYWNHLGSSKLSLKLRRVLVNTCLLLILLFFSSPLAIISALKNAWRIINAEAMDNAQLWFAWVQSSSWLGSLIFQFLPNVFIFVSMYIVIPSALSYLSKFERHLTVSGEQRAALLKMVCFFLVNLILLKGLVESSLESAILKMGRCYLDGEDCKRIEQYMSASFLSRSCLSSLAFLITSTFLGISYDLLAPIPWIKRKIQKFRKNDMLQLVPEQSEEYALETQETDSLERPLIVDTTNDSPRSYGIDLQGNDLSDYPINRTSTAPKQTFDFAQYYAFNLTIFALTFIYSSFSPLVVPVGAIYFGYRYVVDKYNFLFVYRVRGFPAGNDGKLMDTVLCIMRFCVDLFLLAMLLFFSVHGDSTKLQAIFTLGVLVMYKLLPSQNDSLHPALLEGIQTVDTVVDGPIDYEVYSQPRFDWDTYYS; translated from the coding sequence CCGCACTCGTCGCCAAGCTCCTCGCTGTGTGGCACGCTACCTGTCGAGAGATTGCGCGCCACTGCGGCGCTGACGCCGCCCAATTTCTCTTGATCGAGGGTGGAAGCTGCGGGTTGCTGTTGTCGATGGCGGTTTTGGCTGTGCTTGTGATGCTTCCGCTGAATCTCTACGCCGGGAGTGCTGTGCTCGGGGATCAGTTTTCAAAGACGACCATCATTCACATCGAGAGAGGTTCGGCTTTGCTTTGGGTGCATTTCGTTTTcgtggttgttgttgttgttttggtgCATTTTAGTATTTCTGCCATTGAAGGGAGATTGAGAATCACTAGGATTAGGGATGGAAATGGCAATTTGAGTGACCCAACTGTGAATTCCACGGCTATTTTTACTATAATGGTGCAGGGGATACCGAAAACTATAGGTAATGATAGGACTGTGTTGCATGAGTATTTTCAACATAGGTATCCAGGCAAGGTCTATAGGGTTATAATGCCGATGGATTTGTGTGCGTTGGATGAATTAGCCTCGGAATTAGTGAGGGTTAGGCATGAAATTTCTTGGTTGGTTGCACGAATTGACTCCCGGCTCTTGCCGTTTGAAAGTGAAGAGGATGGATATGTAAGGACTTCTTCAGAGGGGGTATGGGGCTGTGCTTGTAATTTATGGCATAAGGTGGAAGATTTCTGGTATAATACTCTGGCTAGGTTGGGATACACTGATGAAAGGAAGTTAGGAGAGTTGCAGGGATTGAGAGCTGAATTGGAGACTGAACTAGCTGCTTACAAAGAAGGTCATGCACTGGGTGCTGGAGTTGCGTTTGTGGTGTTTAAGGATGTATACACTGCAAATAAAGCTGTTCAGGACTTTCAACATGAGAAGAAGAAGCGGATAGGGAAGTTTTTTTCTCTTGTGGAATTGCGTTTACAGAGAAACCAATGGAAAGTAGAGCAGGCACCCTTGGCCACAGATATTTATTGGAATCATTTGGGGTCTTCAAAGCTCTCACTGAAATTACGAAGAGTGTTGGTGAACACGTGCTTGCTGTTGATTCTTCTGTTCTTTAGCTCTCCTCTGGCAATTATCAGTGCTCTAAAAAATGCCTGGCGGATTATAAATGCAGAAGCTATGGATAATGCCCAGTTGTGGTTTGCTTGGGTGCAGAGCTCAAGCTGGCTCGGGAGTCTTATCTTTCAGTTTCTACCCAATGTGTTTATTTTTGTCAGCATGTATATAGTTATTCCATCAGCACTTTCATATCTCTCCAAGTTCGAGCGACACCTTACAGTGTCAGGGGAGCAAAGAGCTGCTCTTCTTAAGATGGTTTGTTTCTTCCTGGTGAATCTTATACTTCTTAAGGGACTGGTTGAATCATCTTTAGAGAGTGCCATCTTAAAAATGGGAAGGTGCTATTTGGATGGAGAAGATTGCAAGAGAATTGAGCAGTACATGAGTGCCTCGTTTTTGTCAAGATCATGTCTTTCCTCTCTTGCATTCTTGATAACGAGTACATTCCTGGGTATATCTTATGATCTATTGGCTCCAATCCCTTGGATAAAAAGGAAGATTCAGAAGTTTCGAAAGAATGACATGCTACAGCTGGTCCCGGAACAAAGTGAAGAATATGCATTGGAAACTCAGGAAACCGATAGTCTAGAAAGGCCCTTGATTGTGGACACCACTAACGATTCTCCCAGATCGTATGGAATTGATCTGCAGGGAAATGATCTTTCTGATTACCCAATCAACAGAACATCAACAGCCCCAAAACAGACATTCGATTTTGCCCAATATTATGCCTTTAATTTGACGATATTCGCCCTAACCTTTATATATTCTTCCTTCTCTCCGCTTGTGGTTCCCGTCGGTGCTATTTATTTTGGGTATAGGTACGTGGTCGATAAGTACAACTTCCTCTTTGTCTATAGGGTCCGTGGCTTTCCTGCTGGGAATGATGGGAAGTTGATGGATACAGTATTGTGCATCATGCGTTTTTGTGTCGATCTGTTCCTTCTTGCAATGCTGCTGTTCTTTTCGGTCCATGGAGACTCAACGAAGCTGCAAGCTATATTTACACTTGGGGTACTAGTAATGTATAAATTGCTGCCTTCCCAGAATGATAGTCTTCATCCAGCTCTCTTGGAAGGCATACAAACTGTAGACACTGTTGTTGATGGGCCTATTGACTATGAGGTGTATTCACAGCCCAGATTTGACTGGGATACATATTATTCATGA
- the LOC103401045 gene encoding uncharacterized protein, producing the protein MHQLGVKKSSNLLLGSGSAAQANSAGNAQPLCPKPRRVGPAMPEFLNPIRCNNHSQKISDERSGVLNMISEKEIFDGREYVCTKCSPACYSGSPPGRTHNPLVHDVQFLHQMELLSPFTRTKLSDKFGLSTTSASPV; encoded by the exons ATGCACCAATTAGGTGTGAAGAAAAGCAGCAatcttcttctgggttctggTTCTGCTGCACAGGCAAACTCTGCCGGCAATGCCCAGCCTCTTTGCCCTAAGCCTCGAAGAGTTGGCCCTGCCATGCCTGAattcctcaaccctataagatgTAACAATCACag CCAAAAAATTTCCGATGAGAGAAGTGGGGTTCTGAATATGATCAGTGAAAAG GAAATATTTGACGGAAGGGAATATGTGTGCACGAAATGCTCACCGGCGTGCTACTCAGGCTCTCCACCAGGAAGAACACACAACCCTTTGGTTCATGATGTGCAGTTCCTCCATCAGATGGAGCTTCTCTCTCCATTTACAAGAACAAAGCTCTCAGATAAATTTGGTTTAAGTACGACCTCTGCCTCTCCAGTGTGA
- the LOC103401048 gene encoding aspartyl protease family protein 1-like gives MAAWTCTASSSFSAARLLLVFFVSGFACRTCFGLGSYGFDIHHRFSDPVKAILGSDELPEKGSSEYYAAMAHRDRLVRGRHLSTADNQTTPLAFEYGNITYRIGVFGHLHYANVSVGTPSTSYLVALDTGSDLLWLPCDCSSCVHGIKLSNGDVVEFEIYSPNTSSTSKMISCNNKTFCSQSQHCASPSSNCRYRIEYLSNGTSSTGVLVEDVLHLSTDDAQQKDVPARIAFGCGKVQTGIFLDGAAPNGLLGLGMDNVSIPSILAGQGLALNSFSMCFGLDGVGRIRFGDNGSQGLAETPFNRHSHSYPTYNITITQIAIGKSVTDLEFYAIFDSGTSFTYLNDPAYTQITESFNSLLKNSRRPNDSDIPFEYCYDISPNITVNLTMKGGKQYSLLDPLVTVSTSSDESTLFYCLGLVKSGDVNIIGQNFMTGYRVIFDREKMVLGWKESNCYKDEETVTLPISPSKSPATSMSPTASPTNFNPEATAGSGETSRIPASNYSPKLKNSFASAITVVLFVLFALV, from the exons ATGGCGGCCTGGACTTGCACAGCTTCTTCCAGCTTCTCCGCAGCTCGTCTCTTATTGGTTTTCTTCGTATCGGGTTTTGCTTGTCGGACCTGTTTCGGACTCGGGTCGTACGGGTTCGATATCCACCACCGGTTCTCAGATCCCGTCAAGGCAATTCTGGGTTCCGATGAGCTGCCGGAGAAGGGGAGCTCAGAGTACTACGCTGCTATGGCCCACCGAGACCGATTGGTTCGCGGCCGCCATCTATCCACCGCCGACAATCAAACGACGCCGCTTGCTTTTGAATACGGAAACATCACTTATCGGATTGGTGTTTTTGGACA TCTGCATTATGCAAATGTATCTGTTGGGACGCCGAGCACATCATACCTTGTGGCGTTGGACACGGGCAGCGATTTGCTTTGGTTGCCATGTGATTGCAGCAGCTGCGTCCACGGCATCAAGCTTTCGAATGGAGAT GTAGTAGAATTTGAAATCTACAGCCCTAATACGTCATCTACAAGCAAAATGATTTCTTGCAACAACAAAACGTTTTGTTCACAATCGCAACACTGTGCTTCACCAAGTAGTAATTGTCGTTACAGGATTGAGTATCTGTCTAATGGCACCTCATCTACTGGGGTCTTGGTAGAGGATGTTTTGCACCTATCTACTGATGATGCTCAACAAAAAGATGTACCTGCACGGATTGCCTTTGG TTGTGGTAAGGTGCAGACTGGTATATTTTTGGACGGTGCAGCTCCCAATGGTCTGTTAGGTCTTGGTATGGATAACGTATCCATTCCTAGCATTTTAGCTGGACAGGGGCTTGCCTTGAATTCTTTTTCCATGTGTTTTGGACTGGACGGAGTTGGGAGAATCAGATTTGGTGATAATGGAAGCCAAGGCCTAGCAGAAACACCATTCAATCGTCATAGCCATTCATA TCCAACTTACAACATTACTATCACTCAAATAGCCATCGGAAAAAGTGTTACTGATCTCGAATTCTATGCAATTTTTGACTCTGGTACCTCATTTACATACCTAAATGATCCAGCTTACACGCAGATTACTGAGAGC TTTAACTCTCTGCTAAAAAATAGTCGGCGTCCAAATGATTCAGATATTCCTTTTGAATATTGTTATGACATAAG TCCAAATATAACGGTGAACTTGACAATGAAAGGTGGAAAGCAGTATTCTCTCCTCGATCCACTAGTAACTGTATCCACTTCTTCG GATGAATCGACATTGTTCTATTGCCTGGGTCTCGTCAAAAGTGGAGATGTTAACATCATTGGAC AAAACTTCATGACGGGTTATCGCGTAATTTTTGACCGTGAGAAGATGGTATTGGGTTGGAAGGAATCCAATT gTTACAAAGATGAGGAAACCGTCACTCTTCCTATCAGCCCATCGAAATCTCCGGCCACATCCATGTCTCCGACTGCATCCCCAACAAACTTCAACCCGGAAGCCACAGCAGGGAGTGGCGAAACTTCTCGCATACCGGCGTCAAATTATTCACCCAAATTGAAGAACTCCTTCGCTTCTGCAATCACTGTCGTTCTTTTCGTCCTTTTCGCCCTCGTTTGA
- the LOC103401044 gene encoding aspartyl protease family protein 1 isoform X1 yields MLFSDHCKFVVLLVFLLSILGLGSCHGRIFSFKMHHRFSDPVKKWSAAAGKLAPAENLPAKGSFEYYAELAHRDRVLRGRNLAQRGGGTTPLAFSGGNSTFKISSLGFLHYTTVQLGTPGVKFLVALDTGSDLLWVPCEGTAYVPDFEVSKYDPEGSSTSKTVSCNSTLCAHRNSCLGRFNDCPYTVSYISAETSSSGVLVEDVLHLTTEDNHRKLVDAYITFGCGQVQSGSFLDVAAPNGLLGLGMQNISVPSILSREGFTSDSFSMCFGHDGVGRINFGDRGSPGQEETPFNYNPSHPTYNITVTQIRLGTDLVDIEFTAIFDSGTSFTYLGDPSYSNLSESFNSQARDKRRPPDSRIPFEYCYDMSPDANTSLIPSLSLTMKGGSQFAVYDPIIVISTQSELLYCLAVVKSAELNIIGQNFMTGYHVVFDREKFVLGWKKFDCYDVEDHTNLPSEPHSSTVPPAVAAGLGNHSNPESTKKTRNRQASVASLPYRSHSSLIYFVILLFLLL; encoded by the exons ATGCTTTTTTCCGATCACTGTAAGTTCGTTGTCCTCCTCGTCTTTCTTCTCTCGATCTTGGGCCTCGGGAGCTGCCACGGCCGCATCTTCAGCTTCAAGATGCACCACCGCTTCTCCGACCCCGTGAAGAAGTGGTCCGCCGCCGCCGGAAAACTCGCGCCGGCCGAAAATCTCCCGGCGAAGGGAAGCTTCGAGTACTACGCTGAATTGGCCCACCGCGATCGCGTCCTCCGCGGCCGCAACCTCGCACAGAGGGGCGGCGGCACCACTCCGCTGGCTTTCTCTGGCGGCAACTCCACTTTCAAAATCAGCTCCTTGGGATT tctgcattacACGACAGTGCAATTGGGAACGCCGGGAGTGAAGTTTTTGGTGGCGCTCGACACTGGGAGTGATCTGCTTTGGGTGCCTTGCGAGGGCACAGCTTACGTTCCT GATTTTGAGGTTAGCAAATATGACCCTGAAGGGTCGTCGACAAGCAAAACAGTCAGTTGTAACAGCACTTTGTGTGCACACCGTAATAGCTGTCTAGGAAGATTCAACGATTGCCCTTACACGGTCTCTTATATCTCAGCTGAAACTTCTAGCTCTGGGGTACTGGTAGAGGATGTTCTGCACTTAACAACGGAAGATAATCATCGGAAACTGGTTGATGCATACATTACCTTTGG TTGTGGGCAGGTGCAAAGCGGCTCTTTCCTGGATGTTGCTGCTCCTAATGGGTTGCTTGGGCTCGGTATGCAAAACATATCTGTTCCTAGTATTTTATCCCGGGAAGGCTTTACATCAGATTCCTTTTCCATGTGTTTCGGACATGATGGGGTTGGGAGAATTAATTTCGGTGACAGGGGGAGTCCAGGACAGGAAGAGACCCCTTTTAATTACAACCCGTCACA TCCAACATATAACATCACCGTAACTCAAATTCGATTGGGGACAGATCTTGTAGACATCGAATTCACAGCTATTTTTGATTCTGGAACATCTTTCACATACTTGGGGGACCCATCTTATTCAAATCTTTCAGAGAGT TTCAATTCACAGGCTCGAGATAAGCGTCGCCCACCTGATTCGAGGATCCCATTTGAATATTGTTATGATATGAg TCCTGATGCAAATACTAGTTTGATACCTAGTCTCAGTTTAACCATGAAAGGTGGAAGCCAGTTTGCAGTCTATGATCCGATCATTGTCATATCCACTCAG AGTGAGCTGTTATATTGCCTGGCTGTTGTCAAGAGTGCGGAACTAAATATAATTGGGC AAAACTTCATGACTGGCTACCATGTTGTGTTTGACCGAGAAAAATTCGTTTTGGGCTGGAAGAAGTTTGACT GTTACGACGTCGAGGACCATACTAACTTACCTTCTGAACCGCACTCTAGCACTGTGCCTCCAGCTGTTGCTGCTGGGCTTGGTAACCATTCTAATCCAGAATCAACGAAAAAGACCAGGAATAGACAGGCTTCAGTTGCATCTCTGCCTTACCGTAGCCATTCTTCTCTGATATATTTTGTCATCCTCCTTTTCCTACTACTGTAG
- the LOC139187595 gene encoding uncharacterized protein — MGLSELELKEYLASNESESVQEENDDAAEEKTDKKSKKRDMYRALLLSGEGEGDGDASEGDGEDNDQDMEITFNTGLEDISKRILEKKDKGSETVWESYLRKRREKRKNRKNKSGDSSEDEGSDTDQEAAEGPDDFFMEEPSVKKTKNASQGKSKKDEKQQQDDREAEASRNELELLLADDNGADAGPKGYNLKHKKTKGKKGKEVLEEDKLPTVDFEDPRFSALFTSPRFALDPTDPQFKRSAAYARQVALRQSEGGREEVPEKEMKSDVSPSKIEKSSLIKSIMMKSQTFRGKTPKKEENLQSKGKKERRDEQEAPRLAQPAKKQKKTKV; from the exons ATGGGC CTTTCTGAATTGGAACTGAAGGAGTATTTGGCTTCTAATGAGAGTGAAAGTGTTCAGGAGGAGAATGATGATGCTGCAGAGGAAAAGACCGATAAAAAGAGTAAAAAACGAGATATGTACCGTGCGTTACTCCTGTCTGGAGAAGGGGAAGGAGATGGAGATGCATCAGAAGGAGACGGTGAAGACAATGATCAGGATATGGAGATCACTTTTAATACTGGCTTAGAAGATATAAGCAAGCGCATCCTAGAAAAGAAAGATAAGGGATCAGAAACAGTTTGGGAGTCCTATCTCAGAAAAAGACGTGAGAAAAGGAAGAATAGGAAAAATAAATCGGGGGACTCATCAGAGGATGAGGGTAGTGACACTGATCAAGAGGCAGCGGAGGGACCAGATGATTTCTTTATGGAAGAGCCTTCAgtcaaaaaaactaaaaacgcaTCTCAAGGTAAAAGTAAAAAAGATGAAAAGCAACAGCAAGATGATAGGGAAGCAGAAGCAAGCAGAAATGAGCTCGAGCTATTACTTGCTGATGACAATGGAGCAGATGCAGGGCCAAAGGGCTACAATTTGAAACATAAAAAGACCAAGGGAAAGAAGGGTAAAGAGGTTCTAGAAGAGGATAAATTACCAACCGTTGATTTTGAAGATCCACGGTTTTCAGCACTCTTCACCTCACCACGCTTTGCTCTGGATCCGACAGATCCACAGTTCAAGAG GAGTGCAGCTTATGCTCGGCAGGTAGCACTGAGACAGTCAGAGGGTGGCCGAGAAGAAGTGCCAGAAAAGGAAATGAAATCCGATGTTTCACCATCAAAGATAGAGAAATCATCATTAATTAAATCGATCATGATGAAGTCCCAGACCTTCCGAGGTAAGACgccaaagaaagaagaaaatttgCAGTCCAAAGGGAAAAAGGAAAGGAGAGATGAGCAGGAGGCCCCAAGGTTGGCTCAACCGGCGAAGAAACAGAAAAAGACCAAAGTTTAA